A genomic region of Oryza glaberrima chromosome 1, OglaRS2, whole genome shotgun sequence contains the following coding sequences:
- the LOC127760090 gene encoding receptor-like protein EIX2: MHNLRALDLADNFLVGELPHCLPTELKPSTGGSFIHSTSLNIHILLLSKNQLSGEFPMLLQSCQSITILDLAWNKYSGKLPEWIGEKLPSIVILRIRSNKFSGHIPGGFTKLDHLRYLDIANNSFSGTIPQSLPCLKGMINEPENLETVFLFGVALENGFGAFDVFGLFHYSISFVLQGQQLEYSKGLVYLVGLDFSSNKLSGHIPKEIGSLVELVNLNLSWNQLAGNIPDQIGELHQLTSLDLSYNQFSGEIPSSLSNLTFLSYLNLSYNNLSGRIPRGHQLDTLNADDPSLMYIGNPGLCGYPLAKNCPENGTSQGQTVKSHHDGSFCAGLSVGFVIGVWMVLASLLFKKSWRFSYFHHFDRQYDRLNVFLTVTSAIYLQKATRFKDGRS; the protein is encoded by the coding sequence ATGCACAATTTGCGTGCCTTGGATTTAGCAGACAATTTTCTGGTAGGAGAACTTCCTCACTGTTTGCCGACAGAACTGAAACCATCGACTGGTGGTAGTTTTATACATTCCACAAGTCTGAACATTCATATCCTTTTACTAAGCAAAAATCAGCTTTCTGGAGAGTTCCCTATGCTACTGCAATCGTGCCAAAGCATCACCATTCTTGATCTAGCATGGAACAAATATTCTGGAAAGTTGCCAGAGTGGATAGGTGAAAAGTTGCCATCCATAGTAATTCTGCGTATCAGGTCTAATAAGTTCTCTGGTCATATCCCAGGTGGTTTTACCAAACTTGATCATCTGCGGTATTTGGATATAGCTAATAATAGTTTTTCTGGTACTATCCCACAATCCCTTCCGTGCTTGAAAGGAATGATCAACGAACCAGAAAATTTAGAAACAGTGTTCCTATTTGGAGTGGCACTGGAAAACGGATTCGGAGCTTTCGATGTATTCGGCCTGTTCCATTATAGCATATCATTTGTTCTGCAAGGTCAACAACTTGAATACAGCAAGGGACTTGTGTACTTGGTGGGCCTTGATTTTTCTAGCAACAAATTGTCTGGCCATATTCCAAAGGAGATTGGTTCTCTTGTCGAATTGGTAAATTTGAATCTGTCCTGGAACCAGTTAGCAGGAAACATTCCGGATCAGATTGGTGAGCTGCACCAATTAACCTCCCTTGACCTATCATATAATCAATTTTCTGGAGAAATCCCTTCAAGCCTATCAAATTTGACATTCTTGAGCTATCTGAACTTGTCTTACAACAATTTATCGGGAAGGATTCCTCGGGGACATCAACTGGACACACTCAATGCAGATGATCCATCTTTGATGTACATCGGCAACCCAGGTCTTTGTGGTTATCCCCTTGCAAAGAATTGTCCTGAAAATGGGACATCTCAAGGTCAAACCGTTAAAAGTCATCACGATGGTTCATTCTGTGCTGGTCTCAGTGTGGGGTTTGTGATTGGAGTTTGGATGGTTCTTGCGTCTCTTTTGTTCAAGAAGAGTTGGAGGTTTTCTTACTTTCACCACTTTGATAGGCAGTATGACAGATTGAATGTGTTTCTTACTGTCACTTCAGCGATATACCTCCAAAAGGCTACACGATTTAAGGATGGAAGAAGCTGA